A DNA window from Ignavibacteriales bacterium contains the following coding sequences:
- a CDS encoding SLBB domain-containing protein — MNKHNITFCLIVSIWLAGTGVRLVAQTKTQAESALQRLTPEEIDRKLKELGISKEEAINRASALNINLEDYLRNMQTVPGETPTPGVTDTTRVAPPVSVARGEVTIQKKDTLPVPGFEGRIPLILRPFGYNIFQYSASTFQPVVNVATPPSYVLGPGDEVTISMWGETKLNFQIPVNREGSIVIPDVGPIHASGMTIQQLRDKMLRRMSAVYSSLHNGESGATSFLDVSLGKLRTLQIFVLGEAQKPGGYSLSSLSTALHALYLSGGPTMNGSLRNIQIVRGGKIFETLDFYDYALRPDKSKDIRLQDGDIVFIKPAGKRVALVGFVVRPAIYELSESEKFGDVIGFAGGLRFNAYIDRTHIERMIPFNERKEYTHNFLDFDLRFTSHQELETSKFEMQDGDVVTVFKVDTIPENRVTITGSVKKPGIFELKPGMRIKDLIMEADSLDRNTFSEQGMLFRLLPNLRHEVISFNPRLALVNDIHNNVELKNEDSVALYKESLFFPEHSVSVGGSVRSQGQYPRRDSMTIADLIVMAGGLTEGASSQGWELARLDTSVIGALSLVKQFNVSENYWEDDFCKHFVLHDFDHLMIPSNPKYNTQRVVGIWGYVLYPGAYALQNEGEKLSSIIRRAGGLRPGAYLEGSSLFRKWKNAGLVSIDFVKALADTQSLDNITVLHEDSINISPLQDLIYIRGEVFMPAAVAHKQGASLSYYLGQAGGLKETGDEDRVYVTLPNGKKWEQGWFILPSPEIPGGTIISVPRKIEREDKTLSIVTSWATIMASLATMMIAIVQVTK, encoded by the coding sequence ATGAATAAACACAATATTACATTCTGCTTAATTGTATCCATATGGCTAGCGGGCACCGGAGTTCGCTTAGTAGCTCAAACGAAAACTCAGGCTGAATCTGCCCTTCAGCGTTTAACACCGGAAGAGATTGACCGTAAGTTGAAAGAACTTGGAATATCGAAGGAAGAGGCGATTAATCGGGCTTCTGCATTAAATATTAATCTTGAAGATTATCTTAGGAATATGCAAACGGTACCCGGTGAAACTCCGACTCCAGGTGTTACCGACACGACGCGAGTTGCACCACCGGTATCGGTTGCGCGAGGTGAAGTCACAATTCAAAAGAAAGACACACTACCGGTTCCCGGATTTGAAGGAAGAATTCCATTAATCCTTCGACCGTTTGGGTATAATATCTTTCAGTATTCAGCATCGACATTCCAACCGGTTGTGAATGTAGCAACGCCTCCGTCTTATGTTCTTGGACCCGGTGACGAGGTTACGATCTCAATGTGGGGCGAAACCAAATTGAATTTTCAAATACCGGTTAATAGAGAAGGAAGTATTGTCATTCCTGATGTCGGCCCCATCCATGCAAGCGGTATGACCATCCAGCAGCTTCGGGACAAGATGTTACGGCGCATGAGTGCTGTCTACTCGAGCCTTCACAATGGAGAATCGGGAGCGACTTCTTTCTTGGATGTATCTCTCGGCAAACTGAGAACTCTTCAGATATTTGTCCTTGGAGAAGCGCAGAAACCCGGTGGATATTCACTTTCATCGTTGTCCACAGCGCTTCATGCATTATACCTTTCTGGCGGGCCGACCATGAATGGATCCCTTCGAAACATCCAGATCGTACGTGGAGGAAAGATCTTTGAAACGTTAGATTTCTATGATTATGCATTACGTCCGGATAAGTCGAAGGATATTCGTTTACAGGATGGGGATATTGTGTTTATAAAACCGGCGGGCAAGCGGGTTGCTCTTGTAGGATTTGTAGTACGACCCGCAATTTATGAGTTGAGTGAATCAGAAAAATTTGGCGATGTTATTGGGTTTGCAGGTGGATTACGATTTAACGCTTACATCGATCGGACGCATATTGAACGGATGATACCATTTAATGAACGTAAAGAGTATACTCACAATTTTTTAGACTTTGATCTTCGGTTTACCTCGCATCAGGAGCTCGAAACCAGTAAATTCGAGATGCAGGATGGAGACGTAGTGACAGTGTTTAAGGTGGATACCATACCGGAAAATCGCGTGACGATTACAGGAAGTGTAAAAAAACCTGGTATCTTTGAGCTCAAACCGGGGATGCGTATCAAGGATTTAATCATGGAAGCAGATAGTTTAGATCGAAACACATTCTCTGAACAGGGGATGCTATTTCGATTGCTGCCCAACCTTCGTCATGAAGTAATTTCTTTTAATCCACGGCTTGCACTAGTGAACGACATCCATAATAACGTAGAGTTGAAAAATGAGGATTCAGTTGCCTTATATAAGGAAAGTCTATTCTTTCCTGAACATTCTGTAAGTGTGGGGGGCTCTGTCAGGTCTCAAGGCCAATATCCGCGGAGAGATAGTATGACGATAGCAGATCTCATTGTGATGGCAGGAGGTCTGACTGAGGGTGCATCGAGTCAGGGCTGGGAGCTGGCTCGTTTAGACACAAGTGTAATCGGAGCACTGAGCCTGGTGAAGCAGTTTAATGTTTCAGAGAATTATTGGGAAGATGACTTTTGCAAGCACTTTGTCCTTCATGATTTCGATCATCTCATGATTCCTTCAAATCCGAAATATAATACACAACGGGTTGTAGGTATCTGGGGCTATGTTTTGTATCCGGGTGCGTATGCTCTGCAAAATGAAGGGGAAAAACTATCCAGTATCATTAGGCGTGCGGGAGGATTGAGGCCTGGAGCGTATCTAGAAGGTTCAAGTTTGTTTCGAAAATGGAAAAATGCTGGGTTGGTATCTATTGATTTTGTGAAAGCTCTTGCTGATACGCAATCACTTGATAATATAACCGTTTTACATGAAGACTCGATCAATATTTCCCCTTTACAGGATTTAATTTACATTCGGGGTGAAGTTTTCATGCCTGCTGCTGTTGCTCACAAGCAAGGTGCAAGTCTCAGTTACTACCTCGGCCAGGCCGGCGGATTGAAAGAGACTGGTGATGAAGACAGGGTCTATGTGACACTGCCGAATGGAAAGAAATGGGAACAGGGATGGTTCATCCTTCCTAGTCCGGAGATCCCTGGCGGCACAATCATCAGTGTTCCAAGGAAAATTGAAAGAGAGGACAAAACATTGTCAATTGTCACAAGCTGGGCAACTATTATGGCAAGTTTGGCGACAATGATGATAGCAATCGTGCAAGTAACAAAATAG
- a CDS encoding nucleotide sugar dehydrogenase, which produces MKEILLKKIESKDFTVGVVGMGYVGLPLILCFIEKGFRAIGIDIDKKKIDTIRNGKSYIKHIPEERILKAINSNLFIPTTDFSKVADCDAILIAVPTPLNKNREPDMEYIVKTCESVYPHIRKGQLIVLESSTYPGTTEEVVVPILEKSGLRVDRDFYVGYSPEREDPNNRDYRTETIPKVVGATSLDGLAVAEKIYQQIVVKTVPVSSTRVAEATKLMENIFRSVNIALVNELKVTFMKMGIDIWEVIDAAKTKPFGYMPFYPGPGLGGHCIPIDPFYLTWKAREYGVNTRFIELAGEINTSMPDFVVSRVMDVLNEFGKSLKGSKILMLGLAYKANVDDDRESPSYFLMEKLEKKGAIVEYNDPFIPVIKPTREHPQFIGKKSVDISKDYDLILITTAHDIYKTMDLLSLNIPIVDTRNLIHTVSSLVHKA; this is translated from the coding sequence ATGAAAGAAATATTACTAAAAAAAATTGAATCAAAAGATTTCACAGTCGGTGTGGTGGGGATGGGATATGTAGGTCTTCCATTGATCTTATGCTTTATAGAAAAAGGTTTTAGAGCAATTGGCATAGATATTGACAAGAAGAAAATTGATACTATCAGAAATGGGAAGTCGTATATCAAGCATATACCAGAAGAACGAATCCTGAAAGCGATTAATTCGAACCTCTTTATACCTACAACTGATTTTTCCAAAGTAGCTGATTGCGATGCGATTCTCATAGCAGTTCCTACACCTCTCAATAAGAATCGTGAACCGGATATGGAATACATTGTTAAAACATGTGAATCGGTGTATCCTCATATTCGGAAAGGACAACTCATTGTATTGGAATCTTCAACATATCCAGGGACTACTGAGGAGGTTGTTGTCCCGATATTAGAAAAAAGCGGATTGAGAGTTGATAGAGATTTCTATGTCGGATATTCACCAGAAAGAGAAGACCCGAATAATCGCGATTATCGCACAGAAACTATTCCGAAAGTAGTAGGTGCCACTTCTTTGGATGGATTGGCGGTTGCTGAGAAGATATATCAACAAATCGTTGTAAAGACTGTCCCAGTATCCTCAACTCGGGTTGCTGAAGCAACGAAGCTCATGGAAAATATTTTCAGAAGCGTAAATATTGCTTTGGTGAACGAATTAAAAGTAACATTTATGAAAATGGGAATCGATATCTGGGAAGTAATTGATGCGGCAAAAACAAAACCGTTTGGGTATATGCCATTCTATCCCGGACCGGGGCTTGGCGGGCATTGCATCCCTATTGATCCGTTCTATCTCACTTGGAAAGCGAGGGAGTATGGCGTCAATACTCGTTTTATTGAATTAGCCGGTGAAATTAATACTTCTATGCCTGATTTTGTCGTAAGTCGAGTGATGGATGTGTTGAATGAATTTGGCAAATCTCTTAAAGGCTCTAAAATATTAATGCTTGGTTTGGCATACAAGGCGAATGTGGATGATGATCGTGAATCGCCAAGTTATTTTTTAATGGAAAAATTAGAAAAAAAGGGTGCAATAGTTGAATATAATGACCCGTTCATACCGGTTATTAAGCCGACTCGGGAACACCCTCAGTTTATAGGCAAAAAATCTGTAGATATATCGAAAGATTATGATCTGATTTTAATTACCACAGCGCATGATATTTATAAGACCATGGATTTGTTATCGCTTAATATACCTATCGTTGATACACGTAATTTAATACATACGGTTTCTTCACTCGTTCATAAAGCATAA
- the wecB gene encoding UDP-N-acetylglucosamine 2-epimerase (non-hydrolyzing), producing the protein MKTIISVVGARPNFMKAAPIYKELLSHRHEVRHILCHTGQHYDEKMSKVFFNELDLPKPDFYLGVGSGTHAEQTAGVMVGFEKVVLEEKPDLIIVYGDVNSTVACSLVASKLNIKLAHVESGLRSHDRTMPEEINRIITDTLSDYLFVTESSGIENLLHEGINKEKIHFVGNVMIDSLLHYLPKIACSPIFTTLGIKKDEFILVTLHRPSNVDSKNNLETILNTLNILSQKYPVVFPMHPRTKKNINEYELNSLISNNIIVTDPLGYIDFLALMNFAKLVITDSGGIQEECTFLKVQCLTARENTERPITVEVGTNHLLGTDWKKIQVIAKEILNGKIKMGTIPELWDGHASERIVDILLPPKI; encoded by the coding sequence TTGAAAACAATAATTTCTGTTGTTGGAGCGCGGCCAAACTTTATGAAGGCAGCTCCAATCTATAAAGAATTGCTTTCACATCGTCATGAAGTCAGGCATATACTATGCCACACCGGGCAGCATTACGATGAAAAAATGTCAAAGGTGTTTTTTAATGAATTGGATTTGCCGAAACCAGATTTTTATCTCGGTGTCGGTTCGGGAACTCACGCCGAACAGACAGCTGGAGTAATGGTTGGATTTGAGAAAGTAGTGCTCGAAGAGAAGCCCGACCTTATCATTGTGTACGGCGATGTAAATTCAACTGTCGCATGTAGTCTCGTGGCGTCTAAACTAAACATTAAGCTAGCACATGTGGAATCTGGATTACGCAGTCATGATCGGACTATGCCAGAAGAGATAAATAGGATTATAACGGATACACTTTCGGATTATTTATTTGTTACAGAGTCGTCAGGTATAGAAAATTTACTACATGAAGGAATTAATAAAGAAAAAATTCATTTTGTTGGCAATGTTATGATTGACAGTCTTTTGCATTATCTCCCAAAGATAGCATGCTCGCCTATATTCACTACACTGGGTATTAAAAAAGATGAATTTATTCTTGTGACTCTGCACAGACCGAGCAATGTTGATTCAAAAAATAATTTGGAAACAATCCTTAACACTTTGAATATTCTCTCACAGAAATATCCTGTTGTATTTCCGATGCATCCGCGGACAAAAAAAAATATCAATGAATATGAATTAAATAGTTTGATTTCTAACAATATCATTGTAACTGATCCGTTGGGCTACATAGATTTCCTTGCATTAATGAACTTCGCGAAACTTGTGATTACTGATAGCGGAGGCATTCAGGAAGAATGCACATTCTTAAAAGTGCAATGCCTGACAGCAAGAGAAAATACTGAACGCCCGATCACGGTCGAAGTTGGGACAAACCATTTGCTCGGCACTGACTGGAAAAAAATACAAGTTATTGCAAAAGAAATACTAAACGGAAAAATAAAAATGGGGACAATTCCAGAATTATGGGATGGCCATGCAAGTGAAAGAATTGTAGATATCTTACTTCCCCCAAAAATTTAA
- a CDS encoding bi-domain-containing oxidoreductase: MKQAIIKKGKVFAEQMPAPVVSKGSVLIKVVNSCISAGTEMSGVVESGKSLITRAMEQPSNVSKAISMIRSDGIARSYKKIMGKLDSGHPTGYSISGIVIGVGERTTRFRVGDKIAAAGAGLANHAEYVDVPEQLVMHIPANLGFLEASTVTLGGIAMQGVRRANIAIGEYCVVIGAGILGLLSVQILRHSGVRVIVVDIDSVRLDVAREIGAEIVINSKKEDPVKVVENYTGGFGADAVLFTASTTSSEPLSQAFQMCKKKGRVVLVGVVGMTINREDMYAKELDFLISTSYGPGRYDKNYEDKGLDYPYAYIRWTENRNMEEYLRLIHTGAIKLEKLISRIFPIEEVTKAFESLKSSVQRPLMVILEYGEPEESELVEYLHHERKVQTGIVEVKNDIVNVALVGVGSFATGMHLPNMKKLKEKYRLYAVLDRVGHRSKTIAEQYKAAFATTNYADVLNDPNIDLIFISTQHDSHAELALQALQAGKNVFVEKPLATNQKDLDKIKAFYSNKDIVKPLLLVGFNRRFSRYACEIKKHIDKRINPMVIRYRMNAGYIPLDHWVHEHGGRIVGEACHIIDLMTYFIGTKVVSISVESMTPKTSKYSSSDNKSIILKYDEGSICTIDYFAIGSREIPKEFMEIHFDEKTIIMNDYKSLIGHGLTLNPISTSISEKGHLEELDILYQTLKQSSPWPIELWDMIQTMEITFAVAP, translated from the coding sequence ATGAAACAAGCAATCATAAAAAAAGGTAAAGTATTCGCTGAACAAATGCCCGCCCCTGTCGTTTCAAAGGGGAGTGTTCTTATTAAAGTAGTTAATAGTTGCATATCTGCAGGCACTGAAATGAGTGGTGTTGTTGAAAGTGGGAAATCACTTATTACGAGAGCTATGGAACAACCCTCAAATGTTTCAAAAGCAATTAGCATGATTCGATCAGATGGAATTGCCAGATCATATAAGAAAATTATGGGCAAACTGGATTCCGGTCATCCGACAGGATATTCCATCTCGGGAATTGTCATCGGTGTTGGTGAGAGGACAACACGTTTTAGAGTCGGCGACAAAATTGCGGCAGCGGGCGCCGGATTGGCGAATCATGCTGAATATGTTGATGTACCAGAACAATTAGTAATGCATATTCCGGCAAATCTCGGATTTTTAGAAGCATCTACGGTAACTTTGGGCGGTATAGCGATGCAAGGAGTTCGCCGGGCAAATATCGCGATCGGAGAGTACTGTGTCGTTATCGGGGCTGGTATTCTTGGTTTGCTTTCAGTGCAGATACTTCGTCATTCGGGAGTGCGTGTAATCGTCGTCGATATCGACTCGGTACGCCTGGATGTTGCTAGAGAGATCGGGGCTGAGATCGTCATCAATTCCAAAAAAGAAGACCCAGTAAAAGTGGTTGAGAATTATACGGGTGGATTCGGTGCTGATGCAGTTCTCTTTACCGCATCGACAACCAGTAGTGAACCGCTTTCTCAAGCATTCCAAATGTGCAAGAAAAAGGGACGTGTCGTTCTTGTTGGGGTCGTAGGTATGACGATTAATAGGGAAGACATGTATGCGAAAGAACTAGATTTTTTGATCTCTACTTCATACGGTCCAGGTCGATATGATAAAAATTATGAAGACAAGGGATTGGATTATCCTTATGCATATATCCGGTGGACAGAAAATCGGAACATGGAAGAATATCTGCGCCTTATTCATACCGGAGCGATTAAGCTTGAAAAACTAATTAGTCGGATTTTTCCAATTGAAGAAGTGACGAAAGCATTTGAATCGCTAAAAAGTTCCGTTCAACGTCCCTTGATGGTAATTTTGGAATACGGAGAACCGGAAGAATCCGAATTGGTAGAGTATCTCCATCATGAGAGAAAAGTACAGACAGGCATTGTGGAGGTGAAGAATGATATTGTCAATGTTGCCCTCGTAGGTGTTGGCAGTTTCGCAACGGGAATGCATTTGCCGAATATGAAAAAACTGAAGGAAAAGTATCGACTGTATGCTGTTCTGGACCGCGTTGGCCATAGGTCTAAGACTATCGCCGAGCAATATAAGGCGGCGTTTGCCACTACGAATTATGCTGATGTCCTCAACGACCCCAATATCGATCTGATATTTATCTCAACTCAGCATGATTCTCACGCTGAATTGGCACTACAGGCACTACAAGCTGGAAAAAATGTCTTTGTGGAAAAACCGTTAGCGACTAACCAGAAGGATCTTGATAAAATCAAAGCCTTTTACAGCAATAAAGATATAGTCAAACCCTTACTGCTAGTCGGTTTCAATCGGCGATTTAGCAGATATGCCTGTGAAATAAAAAAACATATCGATAAACGAATAAATCCAATGGTGATCCGCTATCGCATGAATGCAGGATACATCCCTCTCGATCATTGGGTGCATGAACACGGCGGTCGAATTGTGGGCGAAGCGTGTCATATTATTGACCTGATGACATATTTTATTGGAACGAAAGTCGTTAGTATAAGTGTCGAATCGATGACACCGAAAACGTCGAAGTACAGCAGCAGTGATAATAAATCAATCATCTTGAAATACGACGAAGGATCGATCTGCACCATTGATTATTTTGCCATCGGGAGTCGGGAGATCCCCAAAGAATTTATGGAAATTCATTTTGATGAAAAAACAATCATCATGAATGATTATAAATCATTGATCGGTCATGGTCTGACATTGAATCCAATTTCAACATCAATTAGTGAAAAAGGTCATTTAGAAGAATTGGATATTCTTTATCAAACGCTTAAGCAATCTAGTCCTTGGCCTATTGAATTATGGGATATGATTCAGACGATGGAAATCACTTTCGCTGTTGCTCCATAA
- a CDS encoding glycosyltransferase family 4 protein has product MRTTKILFLGSFPPPFGGIASHLYDLFKVFADAKRDFYVFDIYQRDLSNDEGYLHLRSQKRRGKLFSHLSSLFCFVRYLNRFTIVLFQTVKFYGKGDQEFLFPFKVVLTLIELIKTIRNDGITTLSAYHTFPEGMYAYFIRKYFFTEICYSVTVFGELQADTIHISKHEKLYNQILKNANILMASSQYCGSGVEKVGLSTAKVSVIPYGIDIDHFKRTIPYEETKSKRKILFVGHINVRMGLECLLNALAILKKKSIETNVIIVGNDHGFLSEFTKLVNTFGLVDNISIQKNVSYNALRTIYDESYLYVNTANTKLPCMGLSMKEAMASELPVIASNAGGIPEAVVIGETGYIFPADDAIELAKYIELTLTNFELSKKMGKSGRRRAEEIFDKNKTSQNILDILNMMEKNL; this is encoded by the coding sequence ATGAGAACAACAAAAATTCTCTTTTTAGGATCATTTCCTCCACCGTTTGGAGGTATTGCCTCGCATCTTTATGATCTCTTTAAGGTGTTTGCTGATGCAAAACGCGATTTTTATGTATTTGATATATACCAGAGGGACCTTTCGAATGATGAAGGTTATCTCCACTTGCGTTCACAGAAGAGAAGGGGAAAATTATTCTCTCATCTCTCTTCGCTGTTCTGCTTCGTACGGTACCTCAATAGATTTACTATAGTCCTTTTTCAGACGGTGAAATTCTATGGAAAAGGGGACCAAGAATTTCTCTTTCCATTCAAGGTAGTCCTCACACTTATCGAACTCATTAAAACTATCCGAAATGATGGTATCACCACTCTCTCCGCCTATCATACATTTCCAGAAGGGATGTACGCATATTTTATAAGAAAGTATTTTTTTACTGAGATTTGTTATTCTGTGACTGTGTTTGGTGAACTTCAGGCGGATACCATTCATATTTCAAAACATGAAAAGTTATACAATCAAATATTGAAAAATGCCAACATTTTGATGGCATCAAGTCAATATTGTGGAAGTGGTGTAGAAAAGGTCGGACTCTCGACAGCGAAAGTTTCCGTTATTCCGTATGGCATAGATATCGATCATTTTAAACGGACTATTCCCTATGAAGAAACTAAATCAAAGCGGAAGATTTTGTTCGTCGGTCATATAAATGTGCGAATGGGGCTGGAATGTTTGTTGAATGCGTTGGCTATTCTGAAAAAGAAAAGCATTGAAACAAATGTTATAATTGTTGGTAATGATCATGGGTTCCTTTCAGAATTTACGAAGTTGGTGAATACTTTTGGGCTTGTAGATAATATTTCGATACAAAAAAACGTTTCATACAATGCACTGCGTACTATTTATGATGAATCGTATCTTTATGTAAATACGGCAAATACCAAATTGCCCTGTATGGGATTGTCCATGAAAGAGGCGATGGCTTCAGAATTACCCGTGATCGCATCAAATGCCGGTGGAATTCCAGAAGCAGTAGTTATCGGGGAGACAGGTTACATCTTTCCGGCAGATGATGCGATTGAGTTAGCGAAATATATTGAGTTGACGCTCACGAATTTTGAATTATCAAAAAAGATGGGAAAGTCAGGAAGAAGAAGGGCGGAAGAAATCTTTGATAAGAATAAAACAAGCCAGAATATTTTAGATATATTAAATATGATGGAAAAAAACTTATGA
- a CDS encoding DegT/DnrJ/EryC1/StrS family aminotransferase: MTTHQIVPLIEPYLGKNARLYVSECIDSNWISSRGHFIPDFEDAFAKFIGTKYAVAVSNGTVAIHLALVSLGIKEGDEVIVPDLTFAATINAVLHAHATPVIVDIDRDTWNISPEKIIEVITTKTKAIIPVHLYGYPCNMDEIMKIGEKYNLKIIEDAAEAHGAEFDGKKVGSFGVVGTFSFYGNKIITTGEGGICVTDDNHLYEKMIILRDHGMNRQNKYQYDVVGYNYRMTNPQAAMGFAQLEEINEIITQRNLIKSWYDTEFKKNKLITLRKDTKKVESVNWLFTCLIENRDEVIKKLALNYIETRPMFYPLHQMEIYKRYSKNICINSSEISLKGISLPTYFKIPYSYVERVCHSLLAEEKSYAC; encoded by the coding sequence ATGACAACCCACCAAATTGTACCTCTCATTGAACCCTATTTGGGAAAGAATGCTCGTCTTTATGTCTCCGAATGTATTGATAGCAACTGGATTAGTTCAAGAGGGCATTTCATTCCTGATTTTGAAGACGCATTTGCAAAATTTATCGGAACAAAATACGCTGTTGCTGTGTCAAACGGAACGGTCGCAATTCATTTGGCGCTTGTCAGTCTGGGTATCAAGGAGGGGGACGAAGTCATTGTTCCCGACCTAACATTTGCCGCTACCATTAATGCAGTGCTGCATGCACACGCCACTCCAGTAATCGTTGATATTGATCGTGATACATGGAATATTTCACCTGAAAAGATTATTGAAGTCATCACGACAAAAACGAAAGCTATCATCCCTGTTCACTTATATGGTTATCCGTGCAATATGGATGAAATTATGAAAATCGGTGAAAAGTATAATCTGAAAATTATTGAAGATGCTGCAGAAGCTCATGGCGCTGAATTCGACGGAAAGAAGGTTGGTAGTTTTGGTGTAGTTGGAACGTTCAGTTTTTATGGAAATAAAATAATCACTACTGGAGAAGGTGGAATCTGTGTGACGGATGATAATCATCTTTATGAGAAGATGATCATTTTACGTGACCATGGAATGAACCGTCAGAATAAATATCAATATGATGTAGTGGGGTACAATTATCGAATGACGAATCCTCAAGCGGCGATGGGATTTGCGCAGCTCGAAGAGATCAATGAGATAATTACCCAGCGCAATCTTATCAAGAGTTGGTATGACACTGAATTTAAAAAAAATAAATTAATCACATTACGGAAGGATACGAAAAAGGTTGAATCGGTTAACTGGCTATTCACCTGTTTGATAGAAAACCGTGATGAGGTGATCAAGAAATTGGCTTTGAATTACATTGAAACTCGTCCCATGTTCTATCCGCTTCATCAAATGGAGATTTATAAAAGATATTCAAAGAACATTTGTATTAATTCAAGTGAAATATCCCTTAAAGGGATCAGCTTACCAACCTACTTTAAGATTCCCTATTCTTATGTGGAACGCGTGTGTCATTCACTTCTAGCCGAGGAAAAATCCTATGCCTGCTGA
- a CDS encoding class I SAM-dependent methyltransferase, producing MPAEPFKFDGVLDEWKSNQILRFCNKSALDIGCNTGELVSFLNSRNIYTEGLDSNQEFIYAARKKYSTLHFNCGSDLSIFKDNQFESVIAWNVIEHIHDDLDALHQMVRIASHNVILSIPKEDELSLPDSRVTYRPYVDPTHKHYYTRDILLSMVSQIGPYITYFEDTTRVRPLLAYQKIGIPRWLCASLDTLFWKFGSQKELFHANIMMVVEKKYRA from the coding sequence ATGCCTGCTGAACCGTTTAAATTTGACGGTGTATTAGATGAATGGAAGAGCAATCAAATTCTCCGCTTCTGTAATAAATCAGCACTCGACATAGGGTGTAATACAGGTGAACTTGTTTCTTTTTTGAATTCACGGAATATTTATACTGAAGGTTTAGATTCCAATCAAGAATTTATTTACGCTGCTCGAAAAAAATATTCAACACTTCATTTTAACTGTGGAAGCGATTTATCGATTTTTAAAGATAATCAATTTGAGAGTGTCATCGCATGGAATGTGATAGAGCATATCCATGATGATCTTGATGCTCTCCATCAAATGGTGCGCATAGCGTCTCACAATGTGATCCTATCAATTCCCAAAGAAGATGAATTATCCTTGCCTGATTCTCGCGTCACTTATCGACCGTACGTCGATCCGACTCATAAACATTACTATACTCGAGATATCCTCCTGTCCATGGTTTCGCAGATAGGCCCGTATATTACTTATTTTGAGGATACAACTCGTGTCCGGCCGCTTCTAGCATATCAGAAAATTGGTATACCGCGGTGGCTCTGTGCATCACTGGATACACTGTTCTGGAAATTTGGCTCCCAAAAGGAATTATTTCATGCTAACATCATGATGGTGGTGGAAAAAAAATATAGAGCTTGA